The Neovison vison isolate M4711 chromosome 5, ASM_NN_V1, whole genome shotgun sequence genome includes a region encoding these proteins:
- the DUSP3 gene encoding dual specificity protein phosphatase 3 translates to MSGPFELSVQDLNDLLSDGSGCYSLPSQPCNEVTPRIYVGNASVAQDIPKLQKLGITHVLNAAEGRSFMHVNTNANFYKDSGITYLGIKANDTQEFNLSAYFERAADFIDQALAQKNGRVLVHCREGYSRSPTLVIAYLMMRQKMDVKSALSIVRQNREIGPNDGFLAQLCQLNDKLVKEGKLKL, encoded by the exons ATGTCGGGCCCGTTCGAGCTCTCGGTGCAGGATCTCAACGACCTGCTGTCGGACGGCAGCGGCTGCTACAGCCTACCGAGCCAGCCTTGCAACGAGGTCACCCCCAGGATCTACGTGGGCAACGC GTCTGTGGCTCAAGACATCCCCAAGCTGCAGAAACTAGGCATCACACACGTGCTGAATGCCGCGGAGGGTAGGTCCTTCATGCACGTCAACACCAATGCCAACTTCTACAAGGACTCCGGCATCACCTACCTGGGCATCAAGGCCAATGACACGCAGGAGTTCAACCTCAGCGCCTACTTTGAAAGGGCTGCAGACTTCATCGACCAGGCCTTGGCTCAAAAGAATG GCCGGGTCCTCGTCCACTGCCGGGAAGGTTACAGCCGCTCCCCGACCCTAGTTATCGCCTACCTCATGATGCGTCAGAAGATGGACGTCAAGTCTGCCCTGAGCATCGTGAGGCAGAACCGTGAGATCGGCCCCAACGATGGTTTCCTGGCCCAGCTGTGCCAGCTCAATGACAAACTCGTCAAGGAGGGGAAGTTGAAACTCTAG